In Ovis canadensis isolate MfBH-ARS-UI-01 breed Bighorn chromosome 15, ARS-UI_OviCan_v2, whole genome shotgun sequence, the genomic stretch GTTGGGATGTCCATCCTGAGTCCCACCCAGGCCCCGGAATCAGAGATATTGGGGGGGAGTGCAGCCGTCTGTGCCTCAGCACAGCCTCGGGGGTCCTGGTGATCACACGAGTCCGGGGACTGTGGCCTAGACTGGGGTCGCCTGACAGCCCCTCCGTCAGCGGGGCCACGTGGACCCGTCTGCAAGTCctcacctgcctcccacctcATGTTCACCCCTGATCTCCCGGGGCCCAGGAGCAGACGCGGCccagcaggagacctggggcgCTGGGCCCGGCCCTGCTCCACCacgcctcagtttccctgtctgtccAACGCGTGACGGGCCCACCCAGCGCTCAGGTTGCCGTGAGCATGTTGTGACTGAGTGACGGCGGCGAGCACGCCTCCCACACTTAGGAATCACTGTAACTGCGCAAAGAGGTGACGTGGCGTTTCGGTGGCGGTGCCCCTGCTGTGTCCCCTGGGTGCTGCCCCGGGACAGGGTCTGCACAGAGCGCAGGGTGTTTGGGtgcagggcaggaagaggggGTCGCGAACCGGCGCGCCGCTCCGCGGCCAGGAGGGGTGCTTCCGCAGCGGGCCCCCGCCGCCCCTGTGGGCCAGGCACCAGTAGCAGAGGTCTCTGCTCTCCCCACAGAGCTCTACTATGACCGCGGCAACCACCACGAGTTCGTGTCCCTGGTGAAGGACCTGGCCCGACCTGGAGAGGTCACCCAGTCGCAGGCCTTTGACTTCGAGTTCACCCACGTGGAGAAGCCCTACGAGTCCTACACCGGGCAGAACGTGAAGCTGCGGTAAGTGACGCGACTCCACACACGCTGGGGTGCGTACTGTCACGTGAGAAGGGGGCCCACAGAGCGCGGGCCTGCGTGCTGTCACGCGAGAAGGCGTTCCCAGGCAGGACGTGAGGCTGCGGTGAGTGACGCGACTCCACACACGCCGGGACGAGGGCCTGCGTGCTGTCAGGCGAGGAGGGGGCCACAGATTCGGCTCTCTTTTAGACTGCCGCTCGGCTGCGCCGGGGCCCCGCTGTTGCCGGCAGGCTCCCTCTCGCTGCAGGGAGCGGGCTCTCCCCTCTGGTCTCAGTGCTCGGGCTCCTCGCCGCAGTGACTGCTCTTGTGGTGCACGGGGCCAGCTGCCTGAGGCGTGTGGGCTcttctggaccaggaatcgagcctgtgtcccctgcggtggcgggcagattcttggctgctggaccaccagggcagtcccaggtTTGGATTCTGATCCCAGACCTGTCCTCTGCATCTTTTGGGACAGGAGAGGATAAAACGTAGCACGGGATGAGAAGCTTTAGAACAGGAATACACACCTTTTAAGTACAGGGGATTGTTTTCCTTGTTTCAGTCTTGAAAACCCAAGGGGGGCACTGATCCCAGGCCTCTGAGCTATGTGATGTCACCCGGACTTCTGGCTCCAAGTTGTGGTCAGCACCTGGGGCCTGCGTGGGGGACCACACAGGCTCTGGGGAGGTCTCCCCTCTTCTGTCAGAAGACGGACTGCAGGCTCTTCTTTTCCAGCCTTTGCAGGGAGGTCCAAGCGCTGAAGGTGCCCCATTCAGCAGCGCTCTGTGACTGCTCTCGGAGGAGGCAGCAACAGCAAGCACTGTTTAGTTGTCAGTTAAGCTGGGACGGGGTCTTATTGTGATTTAATGTGACGCTCTGCAGTAGACTCCTCATAGACGTTCTTATGTCAGAAAGATGTTGAagacagtatggcagttcctcaaaatattaaaaataaaactaccaaatgATTCATCAAATCCACTTCTGCGTATAAATCCAAACGCAGTGAAGCAGCACTCAGACAAATGCGAGTGTGCTCGCGTTTGGCAGCGGCGTTCCCAGTGGGCACGACGCCAGCGCCCATCAGTGGCTGAGTGGCTGAGCGCCAGGCGTGTCCACATGGTGAAATAGTGCTCGGCCTTgaaggggaagcagcccctgaccccTGCTGCGGCCCGGCGGAGCCTGGAGAGCCTCATGCGCAGTGAAAGGTGCCTGTGTTCCCTTGGCGGGCAGCTCCTGCAGGGTGGTGAAGACGGCTAGGCGAggcgaggggctggggaggaagcTGCAGGCGCGAGCAGGACTCTGGATAGCGATCTCTGGGGCGTGCTCTGGGTACTGACAACTCCGGGACAGGTTAgacgctcaggaggaaagcgtaGCTGGAGAGAGACAGGATGTGTGGAGAAAGGAAGGATGCTGCAGGATCGAGATGTTGGACAGTGGTTCTCTATCAGGGTCCTGTGTTAGACTCACCGGCTGGGGtgggaattatttaaaaaaaagaagtgcaggttcccgtgtcctcctccagggcagttTCATGCCCAGGGTGGTGCAGCCGGGCGCCGTTCAGGTTGAGACATCTCCTCTGCTGTTGTCGTTACGAGGCCGGCTCTCCCTGAAGGCCCCTCCCCTCAGCGCCGGGTGCCGCCTCTGGCTGACATTCCGCAGGCACTCTAGTTCCCGACTCCCCGGGCGGGGAGATGGGACCGCCAGTCGCCTGCGACTCCCATCTCTGCGTCCTAGGTCTGGAAATAAACGCTGTGGGGACTCGCTGACCTGGCTTCTCCATTGCCTCTTCTTGTCACTTAACTGTGGGGGACTTGAACCATGCTCACTCATGGAGCACCGTCTTAGCGTGCAGACCTAAGAGGACGTGGTCCCTGTATCCGAAGAGCCAGAAGGGGCTGCAGAAATAAAAGCTGCACACGGTGCCTGGCAGGTGGCcatgaggctgctgctggggtACAGCCCCCCTGGGCCCCAGGCCGGGCTCAGGGAGCGGCTGGGGAAGGGCCTTGGAGCTCCCTGCAGCCACAATGGCGGGAGTGTGTCTCGTCTCTGCTGGGAGGGGGTGCCCAGAGGCGACTGCTCGGAGGAATCAAAGCCGCAGAGGCCGACTTGGCCGGGGGTTCTCGGGGGCGGTGGGGAGTGAGTAAACCCAGGTCCCTTCTCTGCTTGCCCGCCTCCCACAGGTACTTCCTTCGGGCCACTATCAGCCGCCGCCTCAACGACGTTGTCAAGGAGATGGACATCGTGGTGCACACGCTGAGCACGTACCCCGAGCTGAACTCCTCCATCAAGATGGAGGTCGGCATTGAGGACTGTCTGCACATCGAGTTTGAGTACAACAAGTCCAAGTGAGTGGTGGATGCCTGGTGCCTGAGGGAGAGGGCATGCAGGACTTGATTTCAACTGGCCAGAACGTTTTAGACCGTGCCTGCTATTACAGCGTCGAAATATCTCAGTGCTTGTAAATCGCAGAACTTACTGACCGTTCAAAAACTACCACGAGCATCTTTCTTTTCAATATAGGACATTCCTGAAAATGCTCAAAAATCAAATATGCAAAGTAAATGTTTATTCGACTCACAGAACTAAAAAAGCCCCCATGTCGCCAAGGAGGGTCTCTGGGTGGGGCGGCCTCGCCTCAGACCTACTGGCCTCGAGAGGTTTGGGGCGAGGGCTGCCTGGGCGGCCCTCCTGCGGGGCTGGGGACACAGGGCCTCCTAGGACTGGTGACGGACAGCTGTGTTTCCCCCGCCCCAGCCTGGAGCCAGCGCAGCCCCATGGGCCCCACCTGTGGGAGTGGCCCTGCCCCTGGGAGGGGCCCTTTgccttctccttgcagtcccGGGGCTCACAgaccttcccaggacggagcccCCGGAGTGCTGCCCACCAGCACCCCAGCCACCTGGTGTAGGAGGAGCCGCCTCGTAGATACGCAAGCAGCCTCCAGCCAGCAGTGCAGTGAAGACCAAGCTGAGCAGGAGACGGGCCTGTCTGAGGCTGCACGGGCACACCGGGCCCTGCCCGCAGAGCAGGCTGAGCCCAGAACAGGTGCCCGCTGTCCCACCCACAGGGGAAGCCCGCGATTGCCCCCAAGGGCTCAGGCTGGGCTTACCGGCACTTCAGCTCCTGTACCTGGGTTTCCTGTCGGAAAATGAGGGGCTTGGGTCAGGTGAGAGGAAAGGTGCCAGGAAGGAGGAAGAGCCCGGGCCCCCGGAACTGCTCCTTTGTGTCTCTTGTGGGTGAGAGTCCACTGAGCGTGGAGGGGCGTCCGGGTTGCAGACCAGTGAGAACCAGGAGAGGGCGTGCTCcggcatccccccccccccccccccccccccccccccccccgccgccgccgagGCCGCACTCCGGTGCCCGCCTCCCCCCCTCAGGAAGTGGGGGCAGATGCGGCCGGATGCGGGCAGGCCCCCACGCTGCAGCTGTCAGTGGTCTGTCCTCCCCTGTGGTCAGGGCCTGCgtcctcagcccccacccccagctcccatcCCCTTCCTGAGCTTCACTCAGAACGTTTGCTTTTGGCGGCCACACCGGGTGGAGACTAGCCCCACAGCTGACTGATCCGCGAGGGCCTAGCTCCCGGGCGCTGGAGGAAGACCGGGACCTGGCCCCCACTCCTGGTGGGTCAGCCTCTCACCCCACAGCCTCTGAAGCACATGCGGGTTACAGCGCCGGGTAGGGGTGACGGGACCCGCTCTCTGAGGCGTGTGTGGGAGGCAGCAGGGGTGAGGCTGGTCCCAGTGCAGGGCGTTGGGGCTCGCTCCGCGGGCAGCCTGGGGGGAGCGTGGGCCCGCGTGGCCTCAGCCCCCCTGGCCCGCCACGCCCAGGTGGGCGGCGCCCTCTCCGCATCCAGGAGGCTGGTCCCGCCCGGAGCCGCACCCCCTGGCCTCCTCCCTGCAGGTACCACCTGAAGGACGTCATCGTGGGGAAGATCTACTTCCTGCTGGTGCGGATCAAGATCAAGCACATGGAGATCGACATCATCAAGCGGGAGACGACGGGCACGGGCCCCAACGTGTACCACGAGAACGACACCATCGCCAAGTACGAGATCATGGACGGCGCGCCCGTGAGAGGTGAGCCCGCCCCGCTGGCCGCTGGGGCCGCTGTCTCGGCCGGCGGCCGCGAGCCTGTGCCGTCTCCACTCACACCGCCCTTGCTGCTGGGGGAGCGAGGTGGCCCTTCCTGCTAGTCCCCGCACCAGGCCGACCAGTCAGGCTCTGGGCTGCCTGGCCGAGTGGACGCCCTGACCGACACTCCCTGCTGCTGTGCGCGGTGCTGGCGTGACCTCTAGGATGAGTGGCGGGGGGGGctggtgggagcctggtggttCCTGGGAGGAGCGATTGTTGTGGTTCTTTATCGGCGCTACAGCTGCCGACTATGTGCGTTTTCCCGTGGACTCGGTGCCGCCAGGCCTCATGCAGCTCTCCCGAGTCCACGCCACGTGGGAGGAGGGGGTCGTGGCTTCTCAGGTCCTTGGCCTCCCGAGCGGGGTCTTAGGGGCAGGAATTGTCCATCCTGCCCACTGGCTCCATTGTGTCCCCAGCCACACAGCCGAGCAAGTCTTGCCCTCCCCTGGGGCACCGTGGGGCCTGTGAGCCACGCAGGGTGACGTGGGCTCCGTGTGTGGCTTTGGGCTGCTCTTGTCTTTGCCCTTGCTCAGTGGAGCCCTGTCCTGAGTTTGTTCCACTTAGCTGAGGAAGGCACGGTGTTAGAGGTAGAAGGGATCTGAGATACCCTATAGCCTGATTAACGTGAGAATAGGAGGGTCCAGGGACAGCAGCAGACCCACCAGAGTTCAGTGGAGAGAGCTGGGGCCTGCCAGTCTCGGGAGGCATGGGGTGGGCCGTGCCaattggggtgggggggctgaCACTGGAATTGCTGGGGAAGACGGTGCGCTAGCTAGGGTGGGACAGCTGGCTCTCGCACTGGTAAGAGTCAGAGCTGCTCACCTGGCATCCTGTGGTTGGCACTCTGCCACCCCGGTTCTGTCAGGCTCAGCCAGGAGGAGACGAAGCGGGCCTAGCCCGTCAGTGGGCGGCGCGCCTCCTGGAAGCGGGTGGCAGGCGGGGCGCCTGCCCTGCCCCCCTGAACCCTCCCGGCCCTGCAGGAGAGTCCATCCCCATCCGCCTCTTCCTGGCGGGCTACGAGCTCACGCCCACCATGCGGGACATCAACAAGAAGTTCTCGGTGCGCTACTACCTCAACCTGGTGCTCATCGACGACGAGGAGCGTCGCTACTTCAAGCAGCAGGTGGGGCCCCGGGGCCGcgggcggaggggcggggccgcgggcggaggggcggggccgcgggcggaggggcggggccgcgggcggaggggcggggccgcgggcggaggggcggggccgcgggcggaggggcggggccgcgggcggaggggcgggggccgcgggcggaggggcggggccgcgggcggaggggcggggccgcggggcggaggggcggggccgcgggcggaggggcggggccgcgggcggaggggcggggccgcgggcggaggggcggggccgcgggcggaggggcggggccgcgggcggaggggcggggccgcgggcggaggggcggggccgcgggcggAGGGGTGGGGCCGCGGGCGGAGGGGCGGGGTGAGCTGGTGGGGGTCTGTGCTGCTTGGTTCGCCCCGAGCCCCGCGGCCGGGACGAGGTCCCAGTTGACACCAGAGCCGGCCTCCTCGGGCCTAGCCCCCGTGGCTGCTCCGCCCTCCCGGCCCCTTGGCCAGCAGGAGCCACGAGGCCCCAGGGGATGGACAGCTGCTCGTTGGCGGGAGACCAGGGAGGCTGTTGCCTAAGAATCCCTGGGACCCTCCCCAGGCCCCCCTCACGTGCCGTTCCCGCCGCCCCGCAGGAGGTGGTGCTGTGGCGGAAGGGCGACATTGTCCGGAAGAGCATGTCGCACCAGGCAGCCATCGCCTCCCAGCGCTTTGAGGGCACGACACCCCTGGGGGAAGCACGGACCCCCGGCCCACTGTCCGACGGAGGCAGCAGACAGTAGGCCCAGGGCGGGGAAGTGGCTGGGGCGGGAGATCGCTGCTGACCCGCTCTCGCAGCCTGAAAACAAACCATGTCTTCGACGTAAATCCTTTTTCCTGAAGAACCTGAGGGGCTGGGGTTGGGAGGCAGGGTGTCCGGGACCCTGTGCCCGACAGGGGCGCAGGGAGAGGAGGGGTGTCCCCGGGGAGCtgtctgtggggctgcagaggGCTCGGCTGGGAGCTGCCTCGGGAGTCTGGACGTGGCGCTTTGGCGCCTCCACAGGCCGCCATTGTCCTCCTCCGACTCCCAAGCGTGGTCCTGGACCGGACGGGGTGTGGGGTGCctctggccgccgcccctgggcACAGAGACACCAGGGTCCGTGTGGCACATGGATGGCAACAGGGAAAACTCCGTGGTCGTGGCCCTGGGCACCCAGGAGCTGAGGCTCTTGATCCCTGCTGTCTGTCTCATTCCCAGGGACCAGGGCTTAGTCTGACGCCTGGAAGCTGTCCTCCCCCCACAGCTTGGGACCCAGGGTGTTCTGTGTATGTGGGTGCTTGCCACGCTAGAGGGGGTCTTCCGTGGCCGCACCGCACCTGGGCCTGTCGTGTTAAGGGTGTGGCTGTCCGTCCTGGCCTCTCATCTCTTCTAGAAAGACTAGGCAGACCCTGGGGTCAGTAGGTACCATGCGCTTGGGGGTCTGGGTCCTGTGTCTTCTGGGAAGCAGACGGTTTGTTCTGTGTCGTCTTTATAGGGACCTCTCTTTTCCTCGGAAATCGGGGCAGCTGTGGGCCTCAGACTGGGCAGGGCTGGTGGGTCAGAGCTAGACTGGAGAGAGGGCGTTTGGGCGGCACCGGGAAGAGTGCCGGCACTGGGGCAGGACGGCCAGGCGAGGGCAGGTGGTCCCTCGGGTGGACCACGGTGCCGGAGGACGGAGCAGCGCCCCTCGGCTTCTCCAGAGCGTGAGCCGAGCCCTGGGCCCCCCGGGGCAGCCTGCACCCTGCTTGCGAGGACCGCCCACCCACCGTCTGCCCCCAGCCAACTGCGCCCGATGCCAGTCTTGTGTGGGAGCCAGAGCGCAGCCGcctctgtcctctgcctgcccATGGTCTGCCTCTGTGCCAGACAAGTGCGACTGGGACCCTGGCAGAGTGGAAGGGCCAGGTGGGCAGTGTGGCCTGCAGTTGAGCCGCTGCGCGTTTACAGGTTTCTCGATGTGTGTTTTGCAGTGGCTGTGTTTTAAACCAAGCTCTGTTTCAGCTGTGTGTCTGATTAAAGCAAGCCCCTGGGCTCGGAGGCTTCGTGcccacagtccaccaggctctgtggTGTCTTTATTGCCCCGCCACACACGCCACTCCAGCCAACGACACCTACCCTCCCAACGCCTGTGGCCCCTGTTGAACAGCAATGCCCATGTTGTTAATGCCGGTTTCAGACAAGCACATGGCTGAGAAAGGAATTTCGGATTGATTCCAGCCTGGCAAGGTGTCCTGAAACTGCTGCTTTAACCTCCGTGGGACCAGACACTTGAGGGGCAGTCAGGGAAGAGTAGAGACAGCCGTGTCACCAGGCTGGGCCCTGCATCTGGCCAAGGGGCTGTGAAACCTGTTCCACCCGCGACGCTGACGGAAAGAAACGCTTCCAACTTAAGCATGGGTGTTTATTAGAGAGGACCAGGCCCCACCTCTGCTCACAACCGGCGTGCTCCCCACACTGCCTCTCGTTTTGTGGGAGCTTGACTTTGGGGCAACATCTTGTCTTTTTCGGCAGCCGCGTCTCCATTAACTCGGTTCCTTTTCCTCCAGGCTCAGGATAAAATCAAACTCCTCTACCGAAAAGGGCACGAAGAGGAAGAATTAGGTCTGTATCACCtcctgaatgggcttcccaggtggcatcagtggtaaCGAACCCCCCTGTCAATGTAGGAggcgtaagagacacgggttcgatccctgggtcaggaagatcccctggaggagggcatggcagcccagtccagtgttcttgcctggacaatcccatgggcagaggagcctggggggataTGGTCTGTGGAGTCACACGACTCCACTCTGAAGGGAGCGGTCCGGCAGGCATGTCTCAGGTGCAAGGCCAGCAGCCGCTCCCTCGGGAACGgggaggggctctggctgcagccgTGCACAGCATCCTGGGCAGCCCAGGGAGCTCCTCTCGTGGGAGTTACGGGGGGCAGGGACACAGACTCGGCCCTTAACCATGGTGCTTAGGCTTCGCCAGCGACTACAAGTGAATTCACAGTCATTCTGGCATGTGGTCCAAAGACAAGGGCCAGCCTTACCTCGGGTCAGGCGCTGGACGGAGAGTCTCTGGTGAGTGAAGAGAGCCATGTTTTTTAACGGGCCGCCAGAGGCTTTGTGTGCT encodes the following:
- the VPS26B gene encoding vacuolar protein sorting-associated protein 26B, whose protein sequence is MSFFGFGQSVDVDILLNDADSRRRAEHKTEDGKKDKYFLFYDGETVAGKVSLALKNPNKRLEHQGIKVEFIGQIELYYDRGNHHEFVSLVKDLARPGEVTQSQAFDFEFTHVEKPYESYTGQNVKLRYFLRATISRRLNDVVKEMDIVVHTLSTYPELNSSIKMEVGIEDCLHIEFEYNKSKYHLKDVIVGKIYFLLVRIKIKHMEIDIIKRETTGTGPNVYHENDTIAKYEIMDGAPVRGESIPIRLFLAGYELTPTMRDINKKFSVRYYLNLVLIDDEERRYFKQQEVVLWRKGDIVRKSMSHQAAIASQRFEGTTPLGEARTPGPLSDGGSRQ